attttgtattgtatttgtatagtaACTGTTTAGGAGTATATTTTAGTATTCAGACATTAGCAGCTCTGGATCATTTTACAATACTAAATCACAATACATCAAAGTTAGCTTCTTACATATCTCCTTGCTTTTGTCTGCAACCTAATTTGCATTAAAGCAAACACAGACCTGTgtcacgcacacaaacacacagagtcagtGAATAGGCAATAGTTCAATAGGAAAGAGTGTACACTAGTACTACAAGTAGTAGTGAGGACTCGTATTAGTGCTGTGTACAAACTATTGGATTTTACTCTCTCTGGAGCCCACCTGGCACATCACATGGCTCTAAAGCACCAAAGTAGCACGGCTCATGAACACATACGATAAGTGAAACATCTCTTACATCTTCAGCAAACGCTCTTACTCTTCTCTCACTTACAATACAAGTAAGAACAGGACCTGCTGCTATAGGACACAGGCCTGGAGCAATCAGCTAGCATTTTAACACAACACTTCAGGTTTGTCCACTCACTGGTAATCTCTTTTCAAGCCGAAAACAAACACGATGAGGACACAAAATCTTTAGAAAGAGTGTTGCAAACATTCACCCCGTGTATTATCGAGCAATGATCGACAACCGGTCTCTTAACTAATCCCTGCAGCAACAACACAGAAGacgaataaatattttacttttctcTACTTTAAATTCTGACCccctcaaaaacaaacaaaaacaacgcTGAGTTTTTAAGTAACGTTTAGTTATTTATACTACGCAAAGAAGCACGGACAAAGAACCAAAAATAGACACTACAGTTGTTTCCATAACAATCTGCTGTTACATTGTTTGCTAAAGTCAGCCAGCACAGAATGACCCTTAAAGCTAGCCTTTAGCTAACGCTAGTAAAGTTAGCCCAGTTTAGCTAAGCTAACTGAGCAAGTGTAGCAACAATTAGCAGGTCTGGTCACTGAAAACTCAACCTCTTCACATTGCTCGTTTATCTGCACAATTTCAGCACAAAAATGTTACGCGTAACTGAATGATCTAATCGCGTATAGTGTTAAAACAGCTGCTGCGCCAGCTAACAAGATGGCATCCTAGCTAGCATGATAGGGACTAGCCGACTAGCTAGTACTCACATCTTCCACTCGCATGTCAATAATCCTTTCCACTTCGTATAcatcctcttcttcatcctgTTCGCTGTCCCCAGGGTCCGCTCTCTCGGCACAGGAATCCATTTGTAggtaaagaagtaaaaaaaaaaactatactcCTTAACTTGCTACATAAACAGCATTGAACGAAAAGACCTCGCCTTAACGTGCAAACTCCACTGGAGAGCAGCAGGAGCTGTTCTGGTTAATGTGGACGTGGGTGCGCGCAGCCTGGGCGGGGCGGGCAGACAGTAGAGGGGCGGGGCAGACAGTGGAGGCGTGGCAGacgggggggtgggggtggtggtgttggcagacgggggggtggggggtggcaGACAGTGTACGACCCTCTGTGGGCGTGGAGACGCTGCCCAGCATCACCAATGACTCTCATCCCTGAGAGACACACTCCTAGTTTATGAGCGACCTAATGAGTAAAACCGAACTCACCAGTGAGATCCACAGGGTTTTAACCTAGATTATGACGTGCACATACTTTTTTAGACATTGTCACTTAATCATTGATGTCTGTGAGGCAAATCACAGGTATATATTCATAAGCTTGTTTTTATGACGCAATTGTCTCAATTATTAGAGctcaaaataatatatttgatCAATTTAGCACCATTTTGTAGTCAGATAAAGACATTTAGGTGTAgtctaaattatatatatagaacCAAGTCtcattatatgtgtgtatatatatatatatatatatatatatatatatatatatatatatatatatatatatatatatataaaatgcactTTAGACTTTTCAGATAATTTTTCAGATAATTTTCCTTTAGATTTTGATGGCAATATTATGACTTGCAGCAGCACTATGTATCATACAATGGGACACTACtgcacaaaaacagacactACTACACAAAGCTttataaaagtcatttaaaaaaaatgttaacaacATTCACAGTGCATTAAGGACatcatacaaatacaaaaatatgataACAAAAAGTGTCCTGTTTGCATACATATGCTGGCCAATGCCAAGAGCtattgaaataaaacacttcactaTTTTTAATCCACATCATTCCACATAGTATTGCAATTGAAAAATTGTTTCTTCaccacattttataaaaatgtggcACATTTGGCAAAATAACGCTCTTTGTACTGAAGTATGCCTATGGAACGTTGCTACAGATATTCATACTTTCTCATGGGACAACATCTCCACAAAAAAGCCTTAGAAATATCTAATTCTGTGTCCTTTAATTGTGGGCTGTTATCTTATAAAGACACAAGGTTTCCCTGATGACTTAATgctgtcaagaaaaaaaaatagcatttcaTTTAACTTCTTCACAAGAGACTCTTAGGTCCGGTAATATCGtaaaagtggattattttacaaataGACAAATGGATTCTTAAAACAAGTTAAAGGTAAATGTAAAGGTAAGTGGCTGGTTGGTAAAAGCTGAATGGTGGTTTAGGTTACAGTGTGTAATACATTGGAGCCAACAATGTGGTGACTGTGTCTGAAAGCTAGGACAAATTGGCACTGATCCGTATCCACTGTAGCCCCTGTCTTGTGTACTGGACAACATGAGCCATGCTGCTGTGTAGGGTCAGAGGTCCGGTCAGTGTGTTCAGGTAGTTAAAGAACTCTAGAtacaaagaaagagacaaaacagacaaacagaaagaaataataaacaaattggAATTTATGTATATGTAGTACGCACTGGAACAAGAATGTTTGTAGATGTTGCcacttaataaataatacataatataatgattattattactgttgttattcttatttttcACTCTGAAATGTAAGTTTACTATCATGCCTCCCAAAGAATGCTGGTGGGTGTAGGTATACCTATGAAATAGCAACTCAGTAGTATATTACTAGTTTATcttaagtgatttatttttgcttaattattaaaaagtattaataatagcatttttaaatagtttatttaaaaaaatatatatataatacatattttttaagaTACCACATGTACAAAAACAGTGCCATAATTTTTTGAGTGATATTACAATCTTTGTGTGCTGATTAGTGTTAGATTTTTGAATGGTAGGGGTgatgaaacaaaacacattaaatggCTGTTCACTTAATAATCAAAAAATATTGTGTGATTGGTAGAATATCTTGTCTATAGAGTGTGCTGTACTATCAGTTATGTTTCACTCACCTTTGTTTTCCTTGGCCAAGTTGTCAGCTACTTCCCAGTATTCATAACTGTACAGCACACTGTTGGTGATATTGAGATGATTTGCTGCCATCTGGTGGATGCGCTGGGGAATGTTGATGAAAGGGTAGGTGATAGAGCCGACAGCTTGGGACCCAGTTAATCCAACAGGGGATATACAAGTTGGAGGCACATTTCccctggagaaacacacacccaaGCACACCcatacaagcacacaaacacacagcgtACTTAGTATGATTTTCGTGTCTAAATGAAGCCtctgtttatatatgtaatatcCAGGATAATTAAAACCATACTTTGTGCCATCGCTCCAGGGAGGTGGTGTATGAGGCACTTTTGGTAAAGTCTGTAAGACCAGGTACAAGAAAATCAGGATAGATGCAACTGAAGGTAGCGAACAGCCTTTAAGGTGATTATTAGTTTAATAATTAAGTAACAGAGGATTTCTCTTAGCAACTTAAATAATTATGCATTAGATTTGTGGAATGATTCCATGTGCTAGCACCTACCTTGAAGTAGTCTGTCAGAGCTTTGGAGTATTTTAGGGCATAGTCTTTTTTCAATCTGAACATTTGCCAATATAGAAGAGCAAGACAGCGGAAACTACAATCCAGACACATAAAAGTTTGTTACACATTGAGATGGCTAcacaataatatattttctgtctttcatAGTTTCACAAGTAGTAAGTAAGGATTCAATCTGGATCGGCCTTTTAAGGTAGTTAGATACTAGATGGCTGGTAATGATGCACTTCAGAGAAAGACATGTAGGAACCGTCACTCTGGATAGGTGGTGTTGTTTCTAGTCAATATAAAAACATGGCACAGATAGATCAGGATGGTTACAGAGTCATATTTACCAAAGTACAGCCAACTGCTTGTCCTCCTGCCTGACTCCAGGGCCTGTGTGGCTCTTTAGTCTCATAGCATATCTaccaaagacaaaaatatatcatgTGTATTGACAGTAGACAGACAGCTGTGTTGATGTGTGATGGTGAATAATGTGTGATGACGATGCAATTAATTACCTTATGAGTTCCACAGTTTCTGCATACATGGTATAAGGGGACTTAGATTCCAAAGGGCCTTCTTCCATGGCCTTGCCACACTCCATGAAGGACAAAGCAGCATCCACATAATTCAAAGCTTTACCTAGTTTATCCACCTGACGGCAATATGAATAACAGGTTaggacaaataaattaaatggtgCAATGTTAAATGAATGGTCAGACATCTTAAATGGCAAAGCTTATTTTATCTATTGTCATATAGTGGTCACAGTGTCTGTTTTGCAAACATACCATAGCATCAGCTCGATGCTTCAATCTTTTAGCTTCATGCATGTAGTACTCTGCATGGTgtgagctaaaataaaaaaaacgtagAAGAGTGCTTTCTGAACTCTTTGGCTAGGTATTTAGTGGATATTACTACTGACATCAATACCTAGAGTAAAACAGATCATATTGATAACTCACACATCAGTGTAAGGCACAGTTCGTCTGTAGGACAGTTCCTTTGCAGATGGAGCCCAGGTTCCCGAAGAGGgctgtgtgttttctgacacTCCAGCACACTCTGCTTCAATCTTGGGGAGAGGTTTCTGTATCTACAACAAGGTAGAAAGGTACTAGCTGAAGCTATGTGTtgaaaaattcaattaaatacaGCTAATTACATCATGGTCCACTCAATAGCCACAcccaaaaaacacagacatatgCTGTTTATGCtagaatgtttaaataattggaagtgagagagagcttCCTGAATTGGCAGACAACATACGGGGATGACTTCTTTTCCTGATCGGTTTGATGTTGGTGGTCTAAATGATATGTGTTTTGCTCTTACAGTACAGAGCCTGGGATGCCATAGAGACATGAGTAAAGTGTGGCAAAATGTGCTCTGACTACTGACCCCACACACCTAAGTGTGGAAGGATcatttatttagtaaaatacatatatatataatatacataatatatatagtatacacCACTTAAGCACCAACCAGATGTTAGTCAAGGTTAGTAAAACCATCAAGGGTCAAAGTGCTTTGTGTACCTGTGATTTTTTCACGGTGGAGTCTCTGTCTCTTGGTGGGATTGTATGTTGCTGGTCTGAATGCTGCATCTTTGAAGCGGATGGAGGAGAGAGTGGGGACAGTAGCTTCTTGGTGTAAATATAATCCACATGTTTGctgtgtatttaaataaagaattctTCAGGTGTGGTTCAACTTAATACACAGTAAGCTGGCAGCTTTTTCTTTCAGTGTTTTCAGTATTGGCATATGCTTTTTTAGGATTTCTTCCAATGGATTTTGACACAACTAAAttgtcaaataaatgaatacaataaGAATCTTAATTACACCATTTACCGAATCACGTTTACAGTTTACTGATAATCAATATAATCAATAATGATACAAAATGTTCTGAGAATTTTTATACATGTGATATGCACATCATTGCATCTTCTATAtaaaatttgtgtttgtttatcacACATACTCATTCTGCCTGTTGGACTGAGCCTCTTTCTTTTCAGTGTCAGCTGAGTGTGTGGAAACTGGGAGCTTTTCAGAGTGAACATGGCTTCTCTTACTTTCCCTTTGAGCCTCTCCATTCTCAGCCTAGATGAACACATTGGCACGTGTCAAAGAGATGGTAAtagcttttatttctttgtattaTTCTAATTTTTCAATGTACGTTTATTCTAACCTTCCGTTTGCTTTTGGCATCTCCAGGTCCGTGGTCTTGGTAGTACTGATGTCTCATAGAGATCTTTTCTTTAACTTTCGCagaagatgaagaggatgatgaagatgaagaccCCCTGCGTGGGACCTCACTTGTGTTAGGGACTCTGGCCAGAAGTGACAGGTCTATCTTGACTACCAGATTCCTCAGTCCTCGatgagagacagcagtggatTTCTCTGTACGACCAAATGGCAccagtgtgtagagtttgtgtctGCCCGAACGCTGTTGTCCTTCATCTGGAGAAGCATCATTTGATCTCAACTCCGAAGGTCGACGTTGCTCCTGATGCCTTTGCTTTGGTGCAGGTCTCTGATTGGATGTAGAGTCTGCAGGAACTTTAGCAACATTTGGGGGCGGACTAGGCTCAGAGTCTGATtctgaggaagatgaggaggaggaagaggaggaagaagaggaagaagaggtaAAAGGCCGACGTGTGGGCTGGACAACAGGAGTAGGCGAAGGTGGGGACAATGGAGGAGAAGGGTTGGAGTCTACAACTCCAGGATTGGAGGAGTGTTCTTcactgctcctcctcctcttcttccacTTCTTGACCTCCTGCTCAGGCCCACTGCATTCAGTTCGCAGCTGATGCTGACTATTGGTGTGGGGTCTCTGCTTGGGCTGTACCGCCTGCCATTCAGCATTGTgctccttcctcctcctccttttcttttctctttctccttgaGCTTTTCTCctgtcctcttcctcctcctcttcctcagaaCTTCGGACCCAGCGTTGCCTTATTAGCTGCTCCTCCGCCAGTCTCCTGTGACTTTGAGTTTCTGTAATTTGGACCAGGGCTCTTCCCTGGGCCTTACCTCGGCTATGCAAATCTGGCTCTTGACCCCTTGGCTTTTGATCCTTCTGAGAAGTCCTAGTGCTGGGTACAACTTCCTCTCTGGATTTTGTGTCTGATTTTGTGCTGGTGCTAAGTCTTGAGTTTTGAGGTTTTGAGTGGGACCTAGCTGAAATCTCTGGAGCAGACCAAGGTGATGGCCTAGAGCTAGAACTCTGGACCGAGTTTGTCTCAGTCACAGCCTTAGGTTTGGGTGTGGGGCTAGGCTTCGGTTTGGAATTTAAACTGTGACTCAATTTGCTCTTATGATCACTGGGTCTGTGTCTACGCTCAGTGCTACAATTAGTGGAAGACAAGTGCCTAGCCTTTGTTTTGGGGCTGAGGTTGGACCTGGAGCTTGACTGCGAGTGATTTGAAGTAGGACTAGTGCGGGATTTTGATCTAGATTCACTGCTTTgggatttttgtttgtgtggagtCTCTTTGTGAGTTGAGTTGTGTTTGGAATGATGCTGTGGAAGGGCAGTTTGTCTAGAATCTTTCTGTCTAGAGTCATTAATACGTTGAGCATTACGGTCTGGTGGCAACCATTGTCTGACCTTAGGTGGATGCACAGGACTGGAAGTAAATGTAGCCTGTGCAGCAAGCCTTGAGCTTTCCAGGTGAACCTGAGAATGAGAAGTGATTCTTGGAGAGGCAGGAGCAGAGGTGAGGTTAGGGCTAGGGCTTTTGGGTGGGTGAAGAGGTAAAGGACTGGGACTTCGACTTATTCTTAGGCTAGTTCCTGGGCTTGGACAAACACTGGGCACTGGACTTGGCACAGGGCTAATTCCTGGGCTTGGATAAGGGCTATATCCTGGACTAGATTGATGACTATGCCTTGGGCTGTAGTCAAACTTAGGGCTGGGGACAGGGCTCTGGCTTGGGCTGTAGCTTCCTCTTGTTCCAAGGCCTGAATCTCTGTCCCAGTATCTTCCTGGAGATGGTCCTCTTTCAGAATCGAAGCCTGCACCAGAGCTGTGACCTCCTGGGTCGTGATCTGACTGTTGAGTTTTATGTACTTTCTCAAGCCACTTGTCCAGCTGCCAGTGTGTCAGGGATGAACCTTTATTCTGAAAACAAATCAAGACAAACATTCAGTTCACAAAACAACAAGAGTATAAATACTAGTTtgaatataaaatcatactttaaatcttaaaatttAATTGTTATAACAAAATGACACTGAAATGATGTTGTTGAAATGATGATAAAATATCCTTAAGGTATTTTGATAGTTGATTTAGTTTAGTAATGTCACATCCGACTGATGCTGCATGAAACGTTTCAGAAAAACATAACCACAGTACAATTGTACATTTGTTAAGGGGCAAATTGTTTGGCACAATGCGAGTGACAGGAATGGTCTAAAATGAAACTGTTGACACAAGAGCATGGACTCAGTGACCTGAGAGAGAGGTTTAAAGAGAGCTCTGAGTCAAAACAGAAACTTTAAACTTATTGATAGAAATGGATCTGAAGAAAACAGCTGATACCAGATATAcagggaaagagacagaaagagaacatGAGTATCTTGATAATGGGGCATAAACATCATCCATCTATTCCTTACCTTACCATTTAAGTACCAAGACATTGAAtaagcattatttaaaaaagactttatCCTACAAACATTTGAACATGAAATTCATTTTTTCcatacacaaaaagacaaagcTCACttttataacaacaaataaaatgatatcCGTAATATTTGATCTAAAACTGTGTGAACAATAAAATAGCAATTACTCTAAATGTGTATAATGGGACAATACTCACTTGCAGTCATACATAGGAATGAGGGCAGTCTACTTTCCCTGCTTTCCTTTGGTGGCTGACCTGAGCTAATTTAAACATCCACTGCTCTACTCAAACATCCCCCCTTCCTTATCCCTCGctctttttccagagaagacacTACATCTCTTGTGCCCTCTCTCCCCCACCCGTCCTCTCCAACTACCCTCTACCTGGAACTGCACGTTGTTTCCAAGTTTTCCTCCTCAGAGACACTCTATAGCTGCATATAGATGAAAAACACATGGCGTCCCCTCCTCTCTGCACCAAGGGCTCCCGTATACAGCATGTTGAGCATGTAGCTATGTCACACAGGCACTTTCATTCATACACTGGTGCAGGTCTCTGTTCCTGGAGCATGCAGGGTAGCAGACCCTTCTGTCTTCCCCACCCCCTCTGACAATTAACTCTCCCTCATTGCAAAATAATGACCTGAACCGTACAACGATACACTTTGGCTTTGAGTGACAAATGCTAACAGACTTTACTCACCTGACAGAAATTATGATCACTTTAATCACCTTTTCTACTCTCCAATCCATTACTTAACACAATTCATTTATCCAATACAATTGGGATTTTTCCTGTATTCTGCACCTATTTAGCCCAAGAAGActccacattttgacatgacACTGAAACTCGAAATTCTCAGCGGCCTGCAGCCCCTCACCCCCCTTACTCACATTCCTCATACCCTACTCACTTCTCCaagttcttcctcctccactcACCACCATCTATTCTTCCAACACAAAATAACTTTTGCTGGTCAGTccacagaacaaacagagaagacaaaggaagaaaaaaacaaaattgtaaaaGTACCTCTTTGCTGAAGGTAAGAGGCAGGGGCTGGCTGGGGATCTCAGGTTGAGTCTGTGCTTCTGGGCTTGGGCTGCGTGACCGCTGGCTACTGCTGCCAGACTCACTAGAGGAATCAGATCCTGAGGAGCCCGAGCTGGAATGTCTTGCCCTcctgccatgtgtgtgtgtgtgctgccctGACAGACTGTTATTcaacacccacatacacatatacacaggcATGAGTAATGAACCATTATGCATATCAGGTTTATGAAAATGTATTCAAGTattcacaaacaaacatgctGGGTTTTTAAAATCTATGCGAACTGTGCTATGCACATTCAGAGTGAATGATTCGTCATATTAGATTGGACTTAAGAATAAAGATTATATACTATAATTAAAATTGTACTTAACATCCAAGTTTAAATACACAAGAACAGAATACATGAACACTTACTTGTGATTTTCAGTCCATGAATCAATTTGGTGAGGTcccttaaaaatatatttaaaaaaattgaaatattttacttcacattttCCTAAGCCCTGAGCCAACATAACATTAATCATAGCACATTAGGATCAACAAAAGGTCAACTAATAGAAAGGTCACAACTTGGAGCATAATATGACAATGATTCAAGATGTTATGACTCATATGTGAAGAGTCCAAAGCTTAAAGGCGTACACACAACTATTCTAACACAAACTTgtctaattattataaaataacccTAAAGCCTTCACCCCCACctggtgtacacacacacacacactgggtctTCCACACCCCAGAACAACTGGAGTTAATAACtctgctttaaaaataattatccaTGTTGTTACAAGCTGAAAGCagtcttaaataaaaaatgagaggAAGTCAAAGCCACTCCCCAAGAACTAGTTCAAGGAAAAGAGTTAAACATGCGTGTCAAAGTGCATTTGAGTCAGATCTTATG
The genomic region above belongs to Tachysurus vachellii isolate PV-2020 chromosome 8, HZAU_Pvac_v1, whole genome shotgun sequence and contains:
- the aff3 gene encoding AF4/FMR2 family member 3 isoform X2, producing MTHSWPSQQPPGGGGTERFLYSNSKDGKRNSTQQKQVRNDAPIRMPRVAPHKSMLADDLKLSSDEDDSDKGPHQIDSWTENHNLSGQHTHTHGRRARHSSSGSSGSDSSSESGSSSQRSRSPSPEAQTQPEIPSQPLPLTFSKENKGSSLTHWQLDKWLEKVHKTQQSDHDPGGHSSGAGFDSERGPSPGRYWDRDSGLGTRGSYSPSQSPVPSPKFDYSPRHSHQSSPGYSPYPSPGISPVPSPVPSVCPSPGTSLRISRSPSPLPLHPPKSPSPNLTSAPASPRITSHSQVHLESSRLAAQATFTSSPVHPPKVRQWLPPDRNAQRINDSRQKDSRQTALPQHHSKHNSTHKETPHKQKSQSSESRSKSRTSPTSNHSQSSSRSNLSPKTKARHLSSTNCSTERRHRPSDHKSKLSHSLNSKPKPSPTPKPKAVTETNSVQSSSSRPSPWSAPEISARSHSKPQNSRLSTSTKSDTKSREEVVPSTRTSQKDQKPRGQEPDLHSRGKAQGRALVQITETQSHRRLAEEQLIRQRWVRSSEEEEEEEDRRKAQGEREKKRRRRKEHNAEWQAVQPKQRPHTNSQHQLRTECSGPEQEVKKWKKRRRSSEEHSSNPGVVDSNPSPPLSPPSPTPVVQPTRRPFTSSSSSSSSSSSSSSSESDSEPSPPPNVAKVPADSTSNQRPAPKQRHQEQRRPSELRSNDASPDEGQQRSGRHKLYTLVPFGRTEKSTAVSHRGLRNLVVKIDLSLLARVPNTSEVPRRGSSSSSSSSSSAKVKEKISMRHQYYQDHGPGDAKSKRKAENGEAQRESKRSHVHSEKLPVSTHSADTEKKEAQSNRQNDKHVDYIYTKKLLSPLSPPSASKMQHSDQQHTIPPRDRDSTVKKSQIQKPLPKIEAECAGVSENTQPSSGTWAPSAKELSYRRTVPYTDVSHHAEYYMHEAKRLKHRADAMVDKLGKALNYVDAALSFMECGKAMEEGPLESKSPYTMYAETVELIRYAMRLKSHTGPGVRQEDKQLAVLCFRCLALLYWQMFRLKKDYALKYSKALTDYFKTLPKVPHTPPPWSDGTKGNVPPTCISPVGLTGSQAVGSITYPFINIPQRIHQMAANHLNITNSVLYSYEYWEVADNLAKENKEFFNYLNTLTGPLTLHSSMAHVVQYTRQGLQWIRISANLS
- the aff3 gene encoding AF4/FMR2 family member 3 isoform X1, giving the protein MLQYSSHDMTHSWPSQQPPGGGGTERFLYSNSKDGKRNSTQQKQVRNDAPIRMPRVAPHKSMLADDLKLSSDEDDSDKGPHQIDSWTENHNLSGQHTHTHGRRARHSSSGSSGSDSSSESGSSSQRSRSPSPEAQTQPEIPSQPLPLTFSKENKGSSLTHWQLDKWLEKVHKTQQSDHDPGGHSSGAGFDSERGPSPGRYWDRDSGLGTRGSYSPSQSPVPSPKFDYSPRHSHQSSPGYSPYPSPGISPVPSPVPSVCPSPGTSLRISRSPSPLPLHPPKSPSPNLTSAPASPRITSHSQVHLESSRLAAQATFTSSPVHPPKVRQWLPPDRNAQRINDSRQKDSRQTALPQHHSKHNSTHKETPHKQKSQSSESRSKSRTSPTSNHSQSSSRSNLSPKTKARHLSSTNCSTERRHRPSDHKSKLSHSLNSKPKPSPTPKPKAVTETNSVQSSSSRPSPWSAPEISARSHSKPQNSRLSTSTKSDTKSREEVVPSTRTSQKDQKPRGQEPDLHSRGKAQGRALVQITETQSHRRLAEEQLIRQRWVRSSEEEEEEEDRRKAQGEREKKRRRRKEHNAEWQAVQPKQRPHTNSQHQLRTECSGPEQEVKKWKKRRRSSEEHSSNPGVVDSNPSPPLSPPSPTPVVQPTRRPFTSSSSSSSSSSSSSSSESDSEPSPPPNVAKVPADSTSNQRPAPKQRHQEQRRPSELRSNDASPDEGQQRSGRHKLYTLVPFGRTEKSTAVSHRGLRNLVVKIDLSLLARVPNTSEVPRRGSSSSSSSSSSAKVKEKISMRHQYYQDHGPGDAKSKRKAENGEAQRESKRSHVHSEKLPVSTHSADTEKKEAQSNRQNDKHVDYIYTKKLLSPLSPPSASKMQHSDQQHTIPPRDRDSTVKKSQIQKPLPKIEAECAGVSENTQPSSGTWAPSAKELSYRRTVPYTDVSHHAEYYMHEAKRLKHRADAMVDKLGKALNYVDAALSFMECGKAMEEGPLESKSPYTMYAETVELIRYAMRLKSHTGPGVRQEDKQLAVLCFRCLALLYWQMFRLKKDYALKYSKALTDYFKTLPKVPHTPPPWSDGTKGNVPPTCISPVGLTGSQAVGSITYPFINIPQRIHQMAANHLNITNSVLYSYEYWEVADNLAKENKEFFNYLNTLTGPLTLHSSMAHVVQYTRQGLQWIRISANLS